Below is a window of Mauremys mutica isolate MM-2020 ecotype Southern chromosome 11, ASM2049712v1, whole genome shotgun sequence DNA.
acaaaaattgtaagtaaagcaaagaaatgcattagattatattttgttttagcttgtgaattttccctatgctaaaaggtaattttattcctgttttgtaactgggaagCAGAGTCAGAGTGGAAtcttctgtgttttaaatctttttatttaccctgtaaagttaccttccatcctgattctgcaggtgtgattcttttactttttttaaataaaattcttcttttaaaaacctgattgattttcagtgtcctaaaaactaggggtttggtctgtgctcacattgtaaccaattgttagtatattattctcaagactccccaggaaagggggtgaagaggcttggggggatattttggggagacagggctccaagtggccccttcctgaatatttttttttaaatcacttggtggtggcagcaataccgtccaaggataaggaaaggaatttgtgtcttggggaagtttttaacctaagcaggtgaaatataagcttagggggcctttcatgtgggtccccacatctgtacctcagagtggggagggaaccctgacaccagTCTACAAAGAAAGGTGATAGTGCGCCTGTAAATGGTGATACAGATGTTAGTAATTTATTCAGATCaataacaatataaaataaaagttCTGGAGGAACTAGtcaaaaaaattttaaatcatgCCTGAGATTATATCCGCCATTTTAGCAAACGATAAAATAGAAATGATAGATTATGCTATAGCTGTATTTTCTCTTTCGGCCATTGTTGTAGTAGGGCCTGATTCTAagccactgaagtctgtggagagattcctttgacttcagtgggctttggatcaggctcataaTGTGACTGGAACCATATTCTCTTATCATGCACATAGGACTTGTAATGAAGTAACTGGGAGCTGTGTGTACAGGTTGAGGGCAAGATATGACCCTATATAAACACTGTTGCTAAGTCAACAAATGCAAAAGGATTTTGTGAGAACAACTGACAAAAACTAGAAAGAGGTTGGTTTGACTTTGGTTGTATTTTTTCCATAATCCACTCTTTTCAAAGTTCTTTTATAAGTGACATCCAGGCAATGAGAAGGTATGTGAAGAGGCCTGCATGGGCTGTCTCAGATGAACATCCTTTCAGTAGTTATCTCGGAACACAGCCTAAGCCTCCTAAGTAATAAACCTACAATGACAAGGTCATTTGTTCAAGTGGTTACTTTTCACTGTCTGCCACTGAAACAAGTAATAAGTAACCTAAATCCTTCATGAAGACCCCTTATCAGTGACTACGCAGTATATTGTGAAAGGTTGTTGACCTCAAAGTGATGGAAAGAGGTTAGAGTAAAGCAGGGTAGTTTAGGATGCAGGCCTGCTGGGGCCAGCTGGCAGTGGGGAAGATAATCTGTTTGCTGAATTGTGCAGAAAATTGAAAATTCAAGGGTGTAAAAATCATTCACAACAAAATAGCAAAAATGGTCAGTACTTTTGCACAGCCTTGGTTATAGGAAATAGTGCTTTATGTCTTTAGAGAGCTGTGGAAATAGTAaatgctgcagaactggaatgatAGCTGTCAATTAATGTTATATGCggtgttgttgtagctatgtcagttgggtgaggtaaaataaaaagttaatatACTTCTTGGTAAGCGTTCTTTTTAAATGACCGTTCCCATTAAAATGTGATACCCTTATTGGGATATGAGTCAAATGGAACATGCGGACATTTGGGCCCCATCTGTATCCACCCGCCTCCATTGCCCCGtatattttgatattttaaaaattcctttgaaACCAAATGCAAATAAAGAGGTTTTAAAGTGatttaatgtattttattattattactcttaTTGATACCTTTGGTAAACACTTTGCCCTGAGTTATCACCTTCCATCTAAGGCTTGCAAACATCAGTTTATTTAGCCTAACGGTAGTTTTGTGAGGTAGATAAATATTATTGCTCATTTTATCAAGTCCAACTCCATTAAAAGCAATGGGAaggttcccactgacttcagtggaattgagTCAgtccctaagtgatttgcccacgttcacaaaggaagtctgtggcaaagccatgACTAGAACCTGGGGGTCTTGACATCTGAAGCTGAGTTTTAATCATCCTTCTCTCTGTATTGTATGTTCTTATGCATTATTCAGATCAGATCAGAAGACAGGGAGAGTGATCTAgagtgtctttttaaaaattgttttgtttaaatataaaatacacCTTACAACTCGTATCTCTGCAAAGTTTTCTGCCCGATCTGAACTGAAAGGAGTGCAGATGTCTTTAAAATCCCATCTTTAGCCTCCTTCTGTTACTTCAGAAGAGGTGGGTACAGTGGATTCGTTGTGTCTCTTAACTGTGAAAAATAAAGGCATCTGAAGAAGTTGTTCAAAGAAATAATGGGTAAACTTTAAAAGAGCAATATAAAACCTTTTTAAACGTATCATGCAGTCCTCTCTAAAATGGAAAGATGTATTAATTTCCCACCCTCTACAGAAAATAGAACTGGAAAGAAAGTACAATATACAAATATCAAAAGTGACAGAGGTTTGTCAGCATGGTGTTCAGTGTGGCGCATTGCCATCTAGTGTATGTTGGGGGAATAACAAAGTCATATAAGCTACTTTTAGTGTGATGGTGTAATTAGAATGTAGAGCTATGGTAAGGACTTGTGGCTCCCACAATGTCACTGTCCAGCTGCTATGAGCTCAACACCCTTTCCAACTGACGGTACTGTACAGGTTTGTTAGCACTTTTCCATAAGCAGCTAAATCTCATCCAAGATTGGCAAGATTAGGTCTGTTTTGCCTctttcaccagtgtaaatcaggagtcactccactgaagtcaatggaattccaCTGGTATAAAACTGATGTGAATGGAGAATCAGGACAGAAAAAATGGACTAGAAAGTGAAGTGTTTGTACTCACCGCTTATAATGCTGATGATAAATATGCTAGTGAAAAATGTTACTGTAATTATTTACAAGCTCACAAATAATAATTAAGGTAGaaattttcagtttaaaataacAGAAAGTCCAGTGAGGGCACAGATTGTCCATGGTTTGTATTCTGTTTGCTTTAACTTATCCCACTGTGCTTATTAGACAGCTTTCAGGATGTCGCtgttggtttttgttgtttgttttttccattgcAGATGAATGATCCACCACGAATATTCATTGACTTGTTCACATAGTTGGATAAATCAGCATCATGAAGACTTTATTTAAATTACGAATCCTCCAGTCCGTGTGGACTCCCCAGTCACCTTCTAGATTATTCCACAAAGATAACAGGCGTCTTGTGTCTCAGATTGTTTCACATTATGAATCTATAAACCGGTGTGAACAGGAACTGCCAGAACACTTCAACTTTGCAAGTGATGTCCTAGACAAATGGTCTCAGCTGGAAAAGGTAGCATTTCTTTTACATCACAGATATTGGACCAGAtcttcaggtggtgtaaatcaacTATAGAAGAGATATGCTGATTTGCACCTGCAGAAGAACGGatcctttattttcttttctgtctcaGAAATCTTTGTATCTTTAAGGTATCAGCTACAAAAGATAATTCACCTTTTAATGTTAGATACACTGTGATCGCTCTATCGTTCTGTAACAATAAGGGATCAGCCCACTAGTTACGTGTGGTCCTTGTTCTTTCTCAGTgtcagactaaataatcctaatggtcccttctggccttaaaatggaTGAATCTATGTAGGGTGACAGTAGGGGTCTGACGCTGGGTCTGGctgaaatgcacaaagtacaggCTGGGATGGGTACAAAAGTGGTGTAAAGCTCATCCTTAGACTCTCCTGACTTTTGTGCCATTCTGGGCAGCTCTGGTCTCCTGTTCTGAGTCAGAACAACACAAGCGCTGTTCTAACGTAGACTGGCTGCCTGATGCCACTGGTGTTGTCTAGCAGCTGTACCTTCCATTGGTTATTACATGAGTATGGAAGCAAACCCATCTGAGACCAAAATGATGCCATATTAGTTATAAAGATTATGGAACAGAAAACTCTGTGTGACATATACACCAGGGGTTAGACTGGATCTCCATAGTGAACTCCCAGATATACATGAAATGATCAGAATTGAACCTTTGGGTTATAACGTTACATTAAACCATTTCATATTTCATTGCTTATTTTAACTTCTTGAGTTTTCTGCTAGGATGGGAAGAGACCCGCGACTGCAGCTTTCTGGTGGATAAATGATAAGGGAGATGAGGTGAAGTGGAGCTTTGAGGAGCTGGGATTTCTGTCCAGAAAAGCAGCCAATGTGCTCTCTGACCCATGTGGATTGCAAAGAGGAGACCGAGTAATAGTGATTCTACCTCGGATACCAGAGTGGTGGTTACTAAATGTGGCTTGTATGCGAACAGGTTAGTAAAAATATTTGGATATTACTGAATGTGGTGGAGAATGAAAATAAACTAAAGAGATCTGAAAATCACCAAATTAATTTGAAAAGAGTATGTAAATTAATGAATTTGCTAAGCCAATGTGCctaattattagtagtagtattgttcctttgtactgcagtagtgccTCAGAATCCCAGTCATAGACCAAGACCCCCCTGTAATAGAAGCTGTACAAATATGGAGCCCTCTGTTATAACCATGCCACCCCCAGTGGCTTCAATTAAAGGCCAGATTTGGCCAATTGTATTATAACTGGAAGCAGAATATATTAATTTGATATAACCAAACAGTTAAACAATTTGGGCTAACACATCGCTGTTATAATTTTGCAAatgttgtgtcatctgcaaattttataagcatgctgtCCACTCCATCATCCGATTCATTAATGAACGTATTGAATAGTACCAGTCTGTCCTGGGCCCAGTACTCGTCAATAGTTTCAttaattatttggataatggagtggacagTGTGCTTATCAAATTTGTGGATGGCACCAAGCTGAGaggttagaattcaaaaggaccctTGATAAATTGAGAATGGATTTGATTGagaatcaacaagatgaaattcagcaaagacaagtgcaaaggtagggaaaaaccaaatgcataaatacaaaatggggaatcactggctaggcagtagtactgctgaaaaagatctgggtgttatggtggatcacaaatgagtcaacaatgtgatgcagttgcaacgAAGGCtgatataattctggggtgtatgaACAGGACTGTTGTATGTAATACAGAGGAGGTAATCTTTTaaatatttgccagaagctggggatcaGCAATGTGGAATAGATCACTTGCTGATTActtattcattccctctggggcacctggcattggccactgtcagaagacaggatactgggctagatggacctttggtctgacccagtatggccgttcttatgttcttaaatgggCTGCATCAAACCCCAGCTCTAAACATCTTCAACTTTGGTGTATTCAAGATCTTGACTGAGAGTTGGTAACTTAGGCCCATCTCTACTCATGATCTAAAATAATTGCTTGTTCATTCTTAACGTGGACTTTGCCATCATATCATAAATATGACCTTCAGGTGTGTTCTTTAAGGAGTGGGCTCTTTATAAGTGACTCCATTTCTTTGCAGCTGGTGTGCCTATTATCACCTcgctaaaaacattttaaaaattcatccCCAATTTAGAAAAATAACACTGTTGCTCTTTTTTCTAGGAATTGTCTTTATTCCAGGAACATCCCAATTAACGGCCAAAGACATTTTCTATAGACTCCAGGCTTCGAAGGCCAAGTGCATCATTACCAATGACACACTGGCACCTGCAGTGGATTCTGTCATGCCTGACTGCCAGTTTCTGAAAACCAAGCTAATTGTTTCTGAAGGCAGCAAGGATGGGTGGCTGAATTTCCAAGAGCTACTCAAGTAGGTATCAGCTGTTTTAGCAATGTCACTATAAGAGTAAACAAAAGCAAGGTGTATCAGTTAGATACTGATGAGGAATCCATTTCTAGCATAGACTTTAAAGTCGGAAGGgactatcatgatcatctagtccagtggttctcgaACTGCGGGTCGGGACCCAAAGTGGGTcctgaccccattttaatggggtcaccagggccagcattaggctTGCTGGGACTCAGGgcagaagctgaagcccaagccccaccctcacccagggcagtggagcttgggctgcagcctcctcttcctcccccacatccttccaggggcagcagggcttgggctcctgccccccacctcctccaagTCATGTAGTCACTTTGTTGTCCGAAGTGGgtcaatgaagtttgagaacccctgatctagtctgacctcctgcacatcgcaggccacagaacctcacccagcccctcccgtaatagacccctaacttctggctgaattactgaagtcctcaaatcatgatttaaatacttcaagatacagagaatccactatttacactagtttaaacctgcaagtgacccatgccccatgctgcagaggaaggcaaaaaacctccagggtctcagCCAATCTGACCCCGGGGGAAAATTtcctcccaaccccaaatatggtgatcagttagaccccgagcatgtgggtgagacccaccagccaacatctgggaaagaattctctgtagtaactcaaaagccctccccatctagcatctcatcacagaccattggagATATTGCTTCCAGCAgtcgcagatcagctacatgccattgtaggcagtttcatcagaccatcccctccataaacttatcaagctcagtcttgagttaggttttttgcccccgctgctccccttggaagattTGAATGAAAAGCTTTGCCATCCCTCCACTCACTCACTCTAGTTACTGCATTaactttaatttctcctccttaCCTTCAGGGCCCTGAAGAGCTCTGTCCTGGCCTGTGCCTTAAAGCTTCTGCCTTTCCATGTTCCCCAGGCTCCATTATGTAAACACCACCAGCCACAAAGCCCCATTCATTTCCCTCTCCCATTCCACACCTTTGTCCCGGTTATCTCATGCGTGTGCAGCAACCTGCCTGCCTTCTTGTCAGACCACCGCACGCAGATTCACAGCTTGCTACTGTTTCTACAGTGCCCACAGAAGAGCAATTTACAACCCCGAAGCCTCCCTTTGCAACATATCTTTTCTGTGCCTGTCTTTTAGAGctcaatccaaagcccactgaagtcagtggaaaaatccccttgacttcactggactttggatcagagccTTAGACTGTGAGTTCTGTGGGGCTGTGACTGTTTTCCCTTGTGAGTTCTGTTCAGCTTTGAGCCCCTGGATCTCTCTGTGTAAATAATTTTAGAAAAAGCCACTAGAATATGCCATTGGGTTCTCATATCTTAGATTGCATGAGCTCACACATGGAGGCATGGTGTCTGTGAATAGCAGAATCCCCAGAGTTAGTCTGTATTGCTGTATTCTACAGAGTCATACCTGGTGCAGCTGGTTCTTTTGTAAGACTAGTAACCGAGCCCAGCATTGCTCTGTTACTGTCTGAACCGTAGCAAATATTGTGGGCTCTTGTAGAAAAGCGTGCATATAGTCACTGTTAGGAATTGTGTGTTCCACAGGGTGGCACCGGCTGACCATAACTGCATCAAGACAAAGAGTCGAGACCCAATGCTCATCTATTTTACCAGTGGAAGCACAGGACCTCCCAAAATGGCTGAACATTCCCACAGTAGTTACGGCATAGGATTTACAGTCAGTGGCAGGTATAACCCCTAACTGCTCCTAAGAGTCTGACTTAGTGATAAGATCCCTTGTTGAAGGGAAAGGAGGCAGTGACAGTAAAAGCCTTATAAAATGAGATATTTCAATAGCAAAGAAACCTGCTTTCCCCTCTCCCTTAAAACCACAATGAAAAGCGTTTTGCAGCAAAATATTGTAATTCAGATCATCACCAATCATGATTTGTCACCCAAGGAACAGGGTAAGTGGGCTATTCCACTTGCAGAAAAACAGGATAAAGCTCAATTTTTGAATAGCACATGGGCATTTCCTTAAAACTAAAGTTTtctgggacagatcctcaactgatatAAATCGTCATAGCTTGATTGAAACCAATGGCTCTGTGCTCATTTACACCAACTAAGGATCTTGCCTCTTGATTTTTGCTTCATGGGGAGGGTGAAATTtcatgaaaattttaaaaaaaatctcgcAAATCGCAGGCAAAATGTCACTCCAAATTATCCACCTCTTGAGTGAAGAAGAGATATTGGCCTGGTTCGTTCTTTCTTCTGTTTATAGCTGCATTACCTTTATTTCCAGCTATTGTGTATTATTGGAATATTCTTTTAATTGAAATAAGAGGTGAGACACATGTTAGACAATACAAGAAGAAAACATGGTCATGTGCAGAGGTCTTCAAAAGTGTGGAGCGCTCAGGTCCTAATGATGTCATTGagagcacctctggaaatcaggctatATCTGTTACCCGAAAGAACATTGGTGCTGAACGTCAAGTATGGGGAATACTAGAGTCACTGTGCAAAACACTAGGGTTGAATCTCATATACACTTGGGATCAGCCATGTTTGGAGTGTAACCTGTACTTGTGAAGCTTGAATGAAAATGTCTTATGCGCCCTGGTCCTGATCCAAAGGTGATTGTAATAGAAACACTCCTGtggacttcagtgagctttgaagCAGCCCTGTCTGGTTATCTATCATTCTGAGGCTTCTCATTTTATTTTGAGTTTCAACCTTATTGATAACCATATGACTGAGAGAGTCAATAGAAGCCATTTCCTTCAGGTTCCTAGAGAGAGAGCCTGTGGTTTAGCTGCTTTCTCTGATCTAGGAAGGGAAAAAATTCCAAATAGCGCATTCAGCTCTGGAGCTAGATGCAGGCTTTGTGGCTCGAGCCCACTGCTGTAAATAACACATTCTAGAAGAAAACAGTAAATCTGAAacatgaaaagagagagagaaagaaaagaggagggagcccaagagaggggggaggaaggatCTTTACGATCAAATTTCATTTCTTTTGAACTTTGTGCTGTTCAGTGAATGCGGCTTGCTGACACCACATCTTCTAAATGAGGCCTCCAGCCCCTTTTCCTTATTATCTTGTAACCTGCATTCCACTCTCTCGTGCTGCACGCGACAGCCTCTGACAATAGATAAATTCTTTCCCTCTGCATTATCAGGTACTGGCTGAATCTGACTCCCTCAGATATATTCTGGAACACGTCAGACACAGGCTGGGTCAAGTCAGCCTGGAGCAGCGTTTTTATTCCCTGGAGTAGCGGATCATGTGTCTTTATACACAGCATGCCACGGTTTGAACCAACAACTATTGCGAATGTAAGAATAACAGTTCACACTGcggattttatttctattttgcaTAGGTGAAGCAGATCCAGACAATTCAGAATCAAGTACACACTGACCCTCATAAATACcactctcccccttctccccccaacaGCACCAGGTTCCCTTATTTTTAGTGccttctgaggaaaggggcaGGCAATGTCCTACATGCAGCCTCGCTCACCCTGGATTTTCAAACCGTGGCTGATGGGCCCACTTGTCCCTGTTGTGTGTCAAGGAGCCAGCCACAGAGCCCACGCCCCTCCACCTCAGCATCTTCTGTACACAGGACAGCCTGTTTTACCAAGCACATGACTGGGAAAGGCTCATCCAGTGATCAGGGCTTTTCCTTGAATCTGGAACATAGTCCTGGGTAATAATTAGCAGCCCTGACATTCGTG
It encodes the following:
- the LOC123344132 gene encoding acyl-coenzyme A synthetase ACSM4, mitochondrial-like isoform X1, whose protein sequence is MKTLFKLRILQSVWTPQSPSRLFHKDNRRLVSQIVSHYESINRCEQELPEHFNFASDVLDKWSQLEKDGKRPATAAFWWINDKGDEVKWSFEELGFLSRKAANVLSDPCGLQRGDRVIVILPRIPEWWLLNVACMRTGIVFIPGTSQLTAKDIFYRLQASKAKCIITNDTLAPAVDSVMPDCQFLKTKLIVSEGSKDGWLNFQELLKVAPADHNCIKTKSRDPMLIYFTSGSTGPPKMAEHSHSSYGIGFTVSGRYWLNLTPSDIFWNTSDTGWVKSAWSSVFIPWSSGSCVFIHSMPRFEPTTIANTLSRYPITTFCTAPTAYCMLVQHGLTSYKFMSLRHCVTGGEPLNPEVMKQWKTQTGLDIYEGYGQTETVTICANVKGMKIKPGSMGKASPPYDVQVVDDQGDILPRGEEGNIAIRIKPTRPFCLFSQYLDNPEKTASTEHGNFYLTGDRGIMDEEGYFWFVGRSDDIINSSGYRIGPFEVESALIQHPAVAESAVASSPDPIRGEVVKAFVVLDPAFLSHDPEKLALELQEHVKKITAPYKYPRKVEFVQELPKTVAGKIQRKVLRNKEWGRT
- the LOC123344132 gene encoding acyl-coenzyme A synthetase ACSM4, mitochondrial-like isoform X2 — encoded protein: MKTLFKLRILQSVWTPQSPSRLFHKDNRRLVSQIVSHYESINRCEQELPEHFNFASDVLDKWSQLEKDGKRPATAAFWWINDKGDEVKWSFEELGFLSRKAANVLSDPCGLQRGDRVIVILPRIPEWWLLNVACMRTGIVFIPGTSQLTAKDIFYRLQASKAKCIITNDTLAPAVDSVMPDCQFLKTKLIVSEGSKDGWLNFQELLKVAPADHNCIKTKSRDPMLIYFTSGSTGPPKMAEHSHSSYGIGFTVSGRYWLNLTPSDIFWNTSDTGWVKSAWSSVFIPWSSGSCVFIHSMPRFEPTTIANTLSRYPITTFCTAPTAYCMLVQHGLTSYKFMSLRHCVTGGEPLNPEVMKQWKTQTGLDIYEGYGQTETVTICANVKGMKIKPGSMGKASPPYDVQVVDDQGDILPRGEEGNIAIRIKPTRPFCLFSQYLDNPEKTASTEHGNFYLTGDRGIMDEEGYFWFVGRSDDIINSSGYRIGPFEVESALIQHPAVAESAVASSPDPIRGEVVKAFVVLDPAFLSHDPEKLALELQEHVKKITAPYKYPRKSIKSIVCNVL